The Polyangium mundeleinium genome contains the following window.
GGCGCGCCCGTGGGCACCCCGGCGCTCTGGTCCGGCTTGTCCATAAAACCCTTTGCGGATCGGTCACGGACGTCGTGATTCCGTTCCCCACGACGTCGGTCGTGCGATCCGATCCACAAGACGGATCGAGGCCACGGGCAGGTTCCCGGGAACCAACTTGCCGCTCGTCCCGTCCCACGACGCAAGCAAGAAGCAGCACGCGCAGGGACGATTCGTCCCTGCGGTGAGCATTCATTTATGCCGAGCCTTCTCCTGACGATTTTCCCGCCCTTGCTCGGCGCGATCCTCGTCATTCTGCTTCCTCCTGGGAACGTCCGGTGGATCAAAGGCGTCGCCCTCTTCCACGCGGCGCTCGCATTCATCGCGTCGTGGAGCCTCGTCCCGTCGTTCGACAGGACCACCTCCGCGCTCCAGTTCGTCGCGCCATTCCCGTGGTCGCCGGATGCCGATGGCGCCGCCGCGCTGGGCGTCGACGGCATCTCCTTTCCCATGGTGCTCCTGACGACGCTCGTGATGCTGATCGCGCTCATCGCGTCGCTCCACAACACGCACCGCGTGAAGGGGTATTTCGCCTGGTTTTTGCTCCTCGAATTTGCGGTCCTGGGCGTCTTCACCTCGCTCTCGTGGTCGCTCTTTTACGTCTTCTGGGAGCTCACCCTCGTCCCCTTGTTTTTCCTGGTCAGCGTGTGGGGCGGGAAAAACCGGTCGGCCGCGAGCATGAGCTTCTTCCTGTACACGCTCGCCGGCTCCGTCCTCATGCTGGTCGCCATCCTCGCGCTGCACCTCTCGGTGCCGAAGCACGGGTTCGGGATGGTCGAAATGCAGAATGCGAGCGCCGGCCTCGGCCGCGCGACGCAGGTCCTGCTCTTTCTCGGCCTCTTCGCGGGCCTCGCGGTGAAGATCCCCGTCTTCCCGCTGCACGGATGGCTCCCGCTTGCCTACGTCGAATCCGAGCCGCCCGTCAGCATGGTCTTTTCGGCCGTGCTCGCGAAGATGGGCGCGTACGGCCTGCTCCGCCTCACGGCGCTCTTGCCCGCCGGCGCGGAGTCGCTCGTGCCGCTCCTCTTCCTGCTCGGCCTCGTCAACATCGTCTACGGCGCGCTGCTCGCGTTCCGCCAGCCCGATCTCAAGACCATGGTGGCCTATGGCTCGATGAGCCACATGGGCTTCGTCTTGATCGGCGTCTCCTCGCTGAACGACGCTGGCCTCACGGGCGCCACGATGCAGATGTGCACGCACGGCGTCTCCAGCGCCGCGCTCTTCCTCCTCGTCGGCGCGCTCGAGCGCCGCACGAAGACCCGCGATGTGCGCCAGTACGGCGGCCTCGCGAGCGTCACGCCGCGGTTCTTCGTGGCGCTCTCCCTCGCGCTCCTCGGCTCGATGGGTTTGCCCGGGCTCGCCGGGTTCGTCAGCGAGCTGTCCACGCTCGTCGGCACGTTCCAGCGGTACGAATATTTTGCTGGAATCGCGACCGTCGGCGTCCTCATCACGGCCGGATATTCGATGCGCGCCATCGGCCGCCTCTTCTTCGGCCCCTTGAATCCCCGCTGGAAACACCTCCGGGACCTCGAACCGCGGGAGCTCGTCGCTGCCGCGCCGCTCGGGTTGCTCATCGTCGCGCTCGGCGTCGCCCCGCGCGCCGCCCTCGACCTCGTCGCCGCCACGGTCTCGCACATGGCGACGCTCTTCCACGGATGAGTCACGTATGCGCGCACTGCCTTCCGCCGTCACGCGCGGCATCTCGGTCGAATCGAGGAAACACCTCGAACACCAGATCCACCACATCTCCCACGTCCTGCCCGGACAGGGGCCGATCGCGACGTTCATCCACCACAACACGCTCCACGGCTTCCAGCACCTGCATTTCGAGGAGGCCGTCGTGGAGGCGCGCCGCGTGCTCGGCGGACGCGGATACCTGCCGCTCGACGAGTATCGACGGCTCTACGCCCTCGGCCGGATCACCGACGCGGACCTCGAACGCGCGCGCCGCGAGCGAAATGGCGCGGCCGAGCCCGAGCCTCTCCTCCGCATAGGCGATCGAACGATCACCACGCGGGACGTCGAGCGCCTCGCCTTGCTGCACGGCCTCGACCCGCTCGAACCCGGCGAGGGTGCCGAGGCTCGATTCGGGCCGGATGTTTTCTCCGTTCTTCGGCCCGAACTCTCCGCGGAGGCCCGCGAACACCTGCTCGCCGCGGCGAAACGTGAATTCGAGGCCGCGCTCGCGCGTATCGGCCACGATTTCACGGTCGCCGATCTCCTCGCCGATCTCCTCGCCACGCCCGTCCCTGCGGCCGTGCTCGAAGAGGCTTGCCTCGATGGATCGACGGACGAAAGCGCCGATCCCGACGCCGTCCCCCGCGCGCTCGAAACGCTCGGGATCCCCGAGGAGGCGCGGGCCGGCTACCTCGACCTCGTCCGCGACAAACTCGCCTCCGGACCCGCGAAAAACCGCCCCGAGCGCTGGCTCGAAGCCGAGGTGCGCAAGGTGCGCCGGGTGCTGCTCGCCCATTTCGGCGCCGAAGGCGCGCTCCCCGCGATCGCCGAACGAATGCGGCGTGATCCCGAGGGACTCGCCGTCCTCTCCTTGCTCCGCGCGAGCCTCGCGAGCTTTGGTTTGTCCGATCCCTTCTCGCCGATCCACGCCGAGAACCTCACGCCCGAGGAGCCCGTGGGCGCGCGGATCGAGGCGCTCTTCGAACGCATCGAGCACCTCGAAGCCTGGGGCGGCCCGGCCATTCCGCTCGACGCCGAGCTCGCCGCGCGGGTCCGCGACACCGTGCGCGCGCACCTCGAAGAGCGGGACGGCGCGCTCGGTCCCCACGCCGGCGCGGCCACCAGCGAAATCGCGCGTCTCTGCCTCACCGTCGTCCACGACCTCGGCCCCGATCACCTGCGCCGGCGTGGGTTCGAGGCGCTCCGGGCGCTCGAATCCGCGTTTGGCGGGCCGCCGTCGAGCGAAAGCCTGATCGCCGAGCTCACCACGCGCGATCCTCGCCGGCAGATGATGGAGCACGCGGCGCGCCGATGGGAGGAGCACATCGGCAAGGTCGGCCCCGAGACGTGCCACCGCGATTTGCTCCTCGCGCTCACGGGCGAGGACATCCACGAAAAGATTCACCCGCAGATCATGCGCGTGACGATGGCCTTTCTCGACGAGGGCCTCGCGGCCTGGCACGTCGCGGGCCGCTCGCTCGGCTTCTACGACGCGTTCCGCAAGATGGCCGAGCACGACCAATTCTTCGAACTCGAAGATTTGCCGGGGGCCCGCGACGCGCTGCGGGAGCTGCCGCCGCTCGCCGTCGACGCGATCCTCCAGAGCCTCGAACGCCTCGGCGTGCCCGAGCCACACTGGGGGCCGTATCTCCGCCGCATCTGCGTGGGTTTGCCCGGGCTCGCGGGCATGGTGCACTGGCGCGAGACACACCCCGATTATCCGGCGCAGCGAGCGCACCCGATCGACCTCCTCCAGTTCCTCGCGGTGCGCCTCTTCTACGAGGTGCTCTTCGTGCGGCGCGCGTCCTTGCGCGCCTTCGGGCATGACGGCGACATCGACGCCTTCCGCCATTATTTCTCGAACCACCTGCCGGAGCTGCTCGTCCGGCATGCGCTTTTTCTCGGCGAGCTGCCCGATTTCCTCGCCGAGCGCGCGCGCGCCTTGTTCGAGGCGCGATCCGCGGGCGCCGCGGCCAGCGACGAGGGTGCCCTCCTCCGCCTCGCCGACATGGTCTTTGATCTAAAGCAGAGCGCCGAGCACGTGAACGGCGGGCATTCCGCGCGGCATCACGCGTTCCGCCTCTTCTTGCTCGCGCAGCACCTCGGCGTCTCCCCGGGCGAGCTCCGTGCGACCTCGCTCGAAGGCGCCACGCGTCTGCTCGCGGCGCTCGACGCGTGCAAGCCCGACACCCTCACGCCGCTCTGGCAGTATGCCTACGAGATCCATTACCGCGACGGCGTGCTCGAAGCGCTCACCCAAAACGTCCGCGAGCGCAAACCGTATGCGGGCCGGCGCGAGGCGCAGATCGTCTTCTGCATGGACGACCGCGAGGAGTCCATCCGCCGGCACATCGAGGAGATGCGGCCCTCGTACGAGACCTTCGGCGTCGCGGGCTTCTTCGGCGTGGCGATCGCGTACGAGGCGCTCGGCGCGCGCGAGGCCGTGCCGCTCTGTCCGATCGTCGCGACGCCCGCAGCGCAGCTCTGCGAGGTCCCGCGCCCCGAGGCGATGCACGCGTGGGCCTCGCGCTCGCTCCGCACGCGCGCCCTCGCGGCGCTCCGCGACGTCATCCGCGAGGTCACCCGCAATCCCGTCTCGTCCTATTTCGTCATCGACATCCTCGGGTTCTTCTCGCTCTTCCCCGTCCTCGGCCGGCTGCTCTTCCCGCGCGCGTTCGATCGCATGTCGCGGCGCGCGAAGGACGCCGTGCTCCCGGCCGTCGAGACCGAGGTGCCGCTCGATCGGGAGCGCGAAAAAGGTACGGAGCCCAAACAAGGCTCGCTCCGGAAAACCCATTTCACCCTCGCCGAGCAGGCGGATCGGGTGGCGGCGCTCCTCCGAAACATCGGCCTCGTCCGCGACTTCGCGCCGGTCGTCATGCTCTCCGGCCACGGCTCCGAGAGCCGCAACAACCCGCACCTCTCCGCGTACGACTGCGGTGCGTGCGGCGGCAAGCACGGCGGCCCGAATGCCCGCGTCTTCGCGCGCATGGCGAACGATCCCGAGGTCCGCGCCCTTGTGCGGGAGCGGGGCATCGACATCCCGGATGATACGTGGTTCCTGGGAACCGAGCACAACACCGCGACGGACGAGATCCTTTATTTCGACCTCGGCGACGTCCCCCACGACGTCCGCCCCGCCGTGGAAAAGCTCCGCGGCGTGCTCCAACGCGCCCGGGAACGCTCGGCGCACGAGCGGTGCCGCAAGTTCGAATCGGCCCCGAAAAACCCCACCCCGGCCCGCGCGCTCCGGCACGTGGTTGGCCGCGCCGCGGACCTCTCGCAGGCGCGCCCCGAGCTCGGCCACGCGACGATCGCGTTCGCGGTCATCGGACCTCGATCGATCTCGCAGGGCGTCTTCCTCGATCGTCGATGTTTTTTGATCTCGTACGATCCTGCCATCGACCCCGAGGGCACCATCCTCGAAGGCACCCTGCTCGCCGCCGGCCCCGTCGGCGCGGGCATCAGCCTCGAATATTACTTCTCCACGGTCGACAACACGACGTACGGCTGCGGGACGAAGGTCCCCCACAACGTCGCGGGGCTCATCGGCGTGATGGAGGGCGCCTCGGGGGATCTGCGCACGGGTTTGCCCCGGCAGATGATCGAGATCCACGAGCCGATGCGACTCCAGATGCTCGTCGTCGCGAAGACCGAGATCCTCGGCAAGATCTACGAAAAGCAGCCGGCCATCCGCGAGCTCGTAGGCAACGCGTGGGTCCACCTCATCGCGATGGATCCGGAGACGGGCGCATGCATGTCGTTCCAGCCTGGAAAAGGCTTCATCCCATGGGAGCCGCAGGACCTCCCCGTGAAGACGGTGAAGGCCTCCGCGGCCTGGTATTCGGGCACGCTCGACTTCCTCCCCCCGGCGTTCATTCGCCCGGACAAACCCACCGCGCGTGGACAGGCGGCCCATGCTTGAACGTCTTGCCGTTCTGATTCCGCTGCTCCCGCTCGTCGCGGCGACGCTCATCGGCCTCTGCGCCCTGCGCGGGCGCCCGCTCCGCGAGCGTACGACGAGCCGGCTCGCGCTCGGCGCGACCTTGCTCGCCTTCCTCGGCGCCGGGGCGCTCCTCGTGCGCTCCACGCTCGGCGCCGCGCCCGCGACGGTCTTCATCGCGCCCTGGATCGAGACCCGCGCCTATCAGGCGCCCCTCGAACTCCTGCTCGATCCGCTCTCGGCGTCGCTCGCGCTGCTCGTCACCGGCTTCGGCGCGCTCGTCCTCAAGTTCTCGACGAACTACATGCACCGCGAGGCCGGCTTTCCCCGGTTCTTCGCGGTGATGTGTTTCTTCCTCGCCGCCATGCTCCTGCTCGTGCTCGGCGGCAACCTCGTGATGACGTTCGTGGGCTGGGAGGGCGCGGGCCTCGCGTCGTACCTGCTCATCGGATATCATTACGATCGCAAAGCACCTGCGCGGGCCGCGACGTACGGGTTCGTGACGAACCGCATCGGCGACGCGGCCTTCCTCTGCGCGATCTTCATCGCCTGGCACGAGCTCGGCACGGTCAGCTATGCGTCGCTGTTCCGCGCCGCGGAGACCACGAACCACGGGGCGCTCTCGGCGCTCGGGTTTTGCCTCCTCGTCGCGGCGGCCGCGAAATCCGCGCAGCTCCCGTTTTCGCCGTGGATCTCGCGCGCCATGGAAGGCCCCACGCCTTCGAGCGCCCTCTTTTACGGCGCCGTCATGGTCACGGCCGGCCTCTTCCTCGTGCTGCGCATGACCCCCGTGCTCGTGCACGCGCCCGACGTGCTCCGCGCCATGGCCGCGCTGGGCGCGGCGACCGCACTGTATGGCGGGCTCGTGAGCCTCGTGCAGACGGACGCGAAGAGCGGCCTCATCTTCTCCACGGTGAGCCAGCTCGGGCTCATGTTCCTCGCGGTCGGGCTCGGGGCCCGCGGCATTGCGCTGTTTCACCTCTTCGCGCACGCGCTCCTCCGCGGCGCGCAGTTCCTCACGGCGCCGAGCACCCTGCTCCTCGTCACACGCGACGAACCGTCCCGCGAAGAGCGCCCCGTCGCGGGCGAGGTCGAGCCGGCCTTCTGGCTCTTGCTTGCGGGGCTGCTCGGCGTCCTCGCCTTGCCCTTCCTCACCGAGATATGGGCAGGCCCGGACGCCCCGCTCTCGCCCGGCGCGTTCCTCTCCGCGGCGGGCGCCGGCATGGCGCTCTTCTGCGGCGGCCATTATCTCCTCCGGTTCGCGCAGCGGGGCCTCGCGAATGCAGGAAATGGCGCCGAGTGGAAGACCGTCTCCTCGTTCGTCGAATTCGGCCCGGCGTGGATCGCCCCCGCGGTCGTCGGCGCCGTCAGCCTCTCGCTCGGCCTTGCGCCCGGCGGACGGCCGCACGGCCTTTTTCACCTCGTCCTCGATCCCTTGCTGAAGCGGGGTGGACTCGGCCGCGCCGCGCATCCTTTCTGGGCCTTTGGCCTCATGCTCCTTCTCGGATGCCTGCTCGTCGCGGGCTGGGCGACGGCGCTTTATTTCCACCGCGCCGCGCCCGAGCGACCTGGCATTTTGCCGACGCGCCTGCGAGGCCTCTACGTCACCGCGCTCGCGCGCTTCTGGCTCGAACCCCTGTACGAGCGCCTCCTCCTCGCGCCCATTCTCCGGCTCGGCCGCGCGCTCGATCGCCTGGACGGCTCGCTCCTCGATCGCGCCTTCGGCCGCCCGCTCTCGCCCGAGGACGCGCCCGCGCCGCTCGCGACGTTCCAAGAAAAAGTCCTCGCCGGCGAGATCGACGACGCCGATCCATTCGCCGCCGTGCGCGTGGCCCTCGAACGCCAGACCACGAGCGGCGCGGCGACGGCGCACGGGGACGAACCTCCGCCCGCGCCCGGCGCCGAGGACGATTTCGCGCGGGGTCGGGGCATCGCGGGCCGGATCGTCCAATACGCGGCGGCGCTCGCGCACCTCATCGAGAAACACATCGTCCGGCGCGCGATCGGCCGCGGCATCCCGATCACCGGCGACCTCCTCGGCCGCACCCTCGATCACGTCGAGGCGCTGCTCGAAAGGCCCGTCGTCGTCGGGGCGCTCGTCGTCCTCTCGCTCTTCGTCGTCGTCCGCTGGGCCGTTTGACCATGAACGAAATCCCCTACGCCTCGGCCTTGCCCTTCCCGGTCCTGAGCGCGCTCATCCTCGTGCCGCTGCTCGCCGCGGCGTTCGTCCGTTCCCTGAAAAACGCGCGCCACGTCTATTCCCTTGGCCTCGGCAGCGCCGCGCTCGAGCTCGTCCTCGCCGTGCTCGTCGTCGCCCGGTTCGAGCGGCACACCTCCGCGCTCCAGCTCGTCGAGCGTGTCCCGCTCTTCGGCACCTTCGCCTATCACGTCGGCGTCGACGGCATCAGCGTCCTCTTTTTGCCGCTGACCGCGCTGCTCGCGCTGCTCGTCATCCTCCACGCGCAGGTCGCCTCCAAGGAGCGGCCTGGACATTACCTCGCCGCCATCTTTTGCCTCCAGGCGACGCTCATGGGCGCGTTCGTCGCGCTCGACCTCCTGCTCTTCTGGGCGTTCGCTGCGCTCGAGCTCGTGCCGGGCACGCTGCTCGTGCGGAGCTGGGGCACGGGGCCCGGAAGGCACGCGGCGGCGCGCCGGTATGCGGCGCTCAATGCGATGGGCGTCCTGCTCGTCCTCGCGGGCGCGCTTGTCCTCGGCCGCGCCACCGGCGGTCGATTCTCCCTCGACGCGCTGGTCGACATGCCCGCGCCGGCGAGGGCGCAATCCCTCGCGTTCTGGCTCTTCGTCCTCGGCTTCGCCGTCCGCATCCCGCTCTTCCCCTTCCACGGCTGGCTGCCGCCCGTCATGGCCGAAGGCCCGGTCGTGGGCGTGAGCGTCTTCCTCGTCGGCGCGAAGCTCGGCGTGTATGGCCTTTTGCGCTTCGTGGTCCCGCTCCTGCCCGTCGCCGCGCACCGCCACGGTTCCATTCTGGCCATCCTCGGCGTCGTCGGCATGCTGTACGGCGCCCTCCTCGCGCTCGTCCAGACAAACCTGCGCCGCCTCGTCGCGTTCGCTTGCCTCGCGCACACGGGCGCCGTGCTCGTGGGGCTCTCGGCGCTCAACGTG
Protein-coding sequences here:
- a CDS encoding complex I subunit 4 family protein, with protein sequence MPSLLLTIFPPLLGAILVILLPPGNVRWIKGVALFHAALAFIASWSLVPSFDRTTSALQFVAPFPWSPDADGAAALGVDGISFPMVLLTTLVMLIALIASLHNTHRVKGYFAWFLLLEFAVLGVFTSLSWSLFYVFWELTLVPLFFLVSVWGGKNRSAASMSFFLYTLAGSVLMLVAILALHLSVPKHGFGMVEMQNASAGLGRATQVLLFLGLFAGLAVKIPVFPLHGWLPLAYVESEPPVSMVFSAVLAKMGAYGLLRLTALLPAGAESLVPLLFLLGLVNIVYGALLAFRQPDLKTMVAYGSMSHMGFVLIGVSSLNDAGLTGATMQMCTHGVSSAALFLLVGALERRTKTRDVRQYGGLASVTPRFFVALSLALLGSMGLPGLAGFVSELSTLVGTFQRYEYFAGIATVGVLITAGYSMRAIGRLFFGPLNPRWKHLRDLEPRELVAAAPLGLLIVALGVAPRAALDLVAATVSHMATLFHG
- a CDS encoding putative inorganic carbon transporter subunit DabA — translated: MRALPSAVTRGISVESRKHLEHQIHHISHVLPGQGPIATFIHHNTLHGFQHLHFEEAVVEARRVLGGRGYLPLDEYRRLYALGRITDADLERARRERNGAAEPEPLLRIGDRTITTRDVERLALLHGLDPLEPGEGAEARFGPDVFSVLRPELSAEAREHLLAAAKREFEAALARIGHDFTVADLLADLLATPVPAAVLEEACLDGSTDESADPDAVPRALETLGIPEEARAGYLDLVRDKLASGPAKNRPERWLEAEVRKVRRVLLAHFGAEGALPAIAERMRRDPEGLAVLSLLRASLASFGLSDPFSPIHAENLTPEEPVGARIEALFERIEHLEAWGGPAIPLDAELAARVRDTVRAHLEERDGALGPHAGAATSEIARLCLTVVHDLGPDHLRRRGFEALRALESAFGGPPSSESLIAELTTRDPRRQMMEHAARRWEEHIGKVGPETCHRDLLLALTGEDIHEKIHPQIMRVTMAFLDEGLAAWHVAGRSLGFYDAFRKMAEHDQFFELEDLPGARDALRELPPLAVDAILQSLERLGVPEPHWGPYLRRICVGLPGLAGMVHWRETHPDYPAQRAHPIDLLQFLAVRLFYEVLFVRRASLRAFGHDGDIDAFRHYFSNHLPELLVRHALFLGELPDFLAERARALFEARSAGAAASDEGALLRLADMVFDLKQSAEHVNGGHSARHHAFRLFLLAQHLGVSPGELRATSLEGATRLLAALDACKPDTLTPLWQYAYEIHYRDGVLEALTQNVRERKPYAGRREAQIVFCMDDREESIRRHIEEMRPSYETFGVAGFFGVAIAYEALGAREAVPLCPIVATPAAQLCEVPRPEAMHAWASRSLRTRALAALRDVIREVTRNPVSSYFVIDILGFFSLFPVLGRLLFPRAFDRMSRRAKDAVLPAVETEVPLDREREKGTEPKQGSLRKTHFTLAEQADRVAALLRNIGLVRDFAPVVMLSGHGSESRNNPHLSAYDCGACGGKHGGPNARVFARMANDPEVRALVRERGIDIPDDTWFLGTEHNTATDEILYFDLGDVPHDVRPAVEKLRGVLQRARERSAHERCRKFESAPKNPTPARALRHVVGRAADLSQARPELGHATIAFAVIGPRSISQGVFLDRRCFLISYDPAIDPEGTILEGTLLAAGPVGAGISLEYYFSTVDNTTYGCGTKVPHNVAGLIGVMEGASGDLRTGLPRQMIEIHEPMRLQMLVVAKTEILGKIYEKQPAIRELVGNAWVHLIAMDPETGACMSFQPGKGFIPWEPQDLPVKTVKASAAWYSGTLDFLPPAFIRPDKPTARGQAAHA
- a CDS encoding proton-conducting transporter transmembrane domain-containing protein, which translates into the protein MLERLAVLIPLLPLVAATLIGLCALRGRPLRERTTSRLALGATLLAFLGAGALLVRSTLGAAPATVFIAPWIETRAYQAPLELLLDPLSASLALLVTGFGALVLKFSTNYMHREAGFPRFFAVMCFFLAAMLLLVLGGNLVMTFVGWEGAGLASYLLIGYHYDRKAPARAATYGFVTNRIGDAAFLCAIFIAWHELGTVSYASLFRAAETTNHGALSALGFCLLVAAAAKSAQLPFSPWISRAMEGPTPSSALFYGAVMVTAGLFLVLRMTPVLVHAPDVLRAMAALGAATALYGGLVSLVQTDAKSGLIFSTVSQLGLMFLAVGLGARGIALFHLFAHALLRGAQFLTAPSTLLLVTRDEPSREERPVAGEVEPAFWLLLAGLLGVLALPFLTEIWAGPDAPLSPGAFLSAAGAGMALFCGGHYLLRFAQRGLANAGNGAEWKTVSSFVEFGPAWIAPAVVGAVSLSLGLAPGGRPHGLFHLVLDPLLKRGGLGRAAHPFWAFGLMLLLGCLLVAGWATALYFHRAAPERPGILPTRLRGLYVTALARFWLEPLYERLLLAPILRLGRALDRLDGSLLDRAFGRPLSPEDAPAPLATFQEKVLAGEIDDADPFAAVRVALERQTTSGAATAHGDEPPPAPGAEDDFARGRGIAGRIVQYAAALAHLIEKHIVRRAIGRGIPITGDLLGRTLDHVEALLERPVVVGALVVLSLFVVVRWAV
- a CDS encoding complex I subunit 4 family protein produces the protein MNEIPYASALPFPVLSALILVPLLAAAFVRSLKNARHVYSLGLGSAALELVLAVLVVARFERHTSALQLVERVPLFGTFAYHVGVDGISVLFLPLTALLALLVILHAQVASKERPGHYLAAIFCLQATLMGAFVALDLLLFWAFAALELVPGTLLVRSWGTGPGRHAAARRYAALNAMGVLLVLAGALVLGRATGGRFSLDALVDMPAPARAQSLAFWLFVLGFAVRIPLFPFHGWLPPVMAEGPVVGVSVFLVGAKLGVYGLLRFVVPLLPVAAHRHGSILAILGVVGMLYGALLALVQTNLRRLVAFACLAHTGAVLVGLSALNVEGLSGALLVTLNVGLSAAGLYFVAGFLHRRLGSTEIERAARLSHHAPLLSFTFLLVGLSTIGMPGTSGFEAEHLVVVGALGARHGIMAIAVGLGSLLGAAYLLRYFQRAFLASAASAPSSPATEAKSTRGKSVRDLGPRELVIAGAVGAIIVGLGLFSHPLLEVVDGSVRAMSTRLEHAKPHSSLVMHGEGAP